One stretch of Anaerobranca californiensis DSM 14826 DNA includes these proteins:
- a CDS encoding F0F1 ATP synthase subunit epsilon, producing MKFLFELVTPERKVMSEEVDMIMARAVDGDIGILANHAPLVTTIDIGQLLIKKDGKEQYVALGGGILEVSKEKTVLLADTAELPHEIDIRRAEEAKKRAKLRLEQRSGEINVKRAEIALRKALTRIEVAEKGK from the coding sequence ATGAAATTTTTATTTGAGTTAGTCACCCCAGAACGGAAAGTCATGTCAGAAGAAGTAGATATGATTATGGCTAGGGCGGTAGATGGCGATATCGGTATTTTAGCTAACCATGCCCCTTTAGTTACAACAATTGATATTGGTCAGTTATTGATCAAAAAAGATGGGAAAGAACAGTATGTAGCCCTTGGTGGAGGTATATTAGAAGTTAGTAAAGAAAAGACAGTGTTACTTGCCGATACCGCAGAATTACCCCATGAAATTGATATTAGAAGGGCAGAAGAAGCTAAGAAAAGGGCTAAACTCCGCTTAGAACAAAGAAGTGGGGAAATAAATGTTAAAAGGGCAGAAATTGCTTTAAGAAAAGCCTTAACCCGCATTGAAGTTGCGGAAAAAGGGAAGTAA
- the atpG gene encoding ATP synthase F1 subunit gamma codes for MQGIRDIKRRIKTVTNTKQITKAMEMVAAAKLRRSQDKVIQSKPYAAKMQEVVERVLGNSRDYTNPTVEGNPQGKPAFIVVTADRGLCGGYNANVLRTAQKTIDKENSFVIVVGRKARDLMKKQGYNIVAEFLDIGDEPNYHHGKKIYGTVAQLLEEGLFSEVHIIYTQFINALTQRVVTEKLLPVERKGEKMSNIYLFEPSAEEVLDNLIPKYLTGKLYQALVESKAAEHGARMTAMGSATDNASEMIEKLTLTYNRARQASITQEILEIVNGANALD; via the coding sequence ATGCAAGGTATCAGAGATATTAAAAGAAGGATAAAGACAGTTACTAATACAAAACAGATAACTAAAGCTATGGAAATGGTGGCAGCGGCCAAACTCCGCAGGTCCCAGGATAAAGTAATTCAATCAAAGCCTTATGCCGCTAAAATGCAAGAAGTTGTGGAAAGGGTGCTAGGCAACAGTAGAGATTATACCAACCCAACCGTTGAAGGGAATCCTCAAGGAAAACCAGCCTTTATTGTTGTAACAGCAGATAGAGGCCTTTGTGGTGGTTATAATGCCAATGTTCTTAGAACAGCCCAAAAAACCATCGATAAAGAAAATTCCTTTGTAATAGTTGTGGGAAGAAAAGCTAGGGATCTCATGAAAAAACAAGGTTACAATATAGTAGCGGAGTTTTTAGATATTGGCGATGAACCAAACTATCACCATGGAAAGAAAATTTACGGAACAGTTGCCCAACTATTAGAGGAAGGCCTTTTTAGTGAAGTCCATATAATTTATACCCAATTTATTAATGCTTTAACACAAAGGGTGGTAACTGAGAAACTATTACCGGTAGAAAGAAAAGGTGAAAAGATGAGTAATATTTATCTTTTCGAGCCTTCAGCAGAAGAGGTATTAGATAATTTGATACCTAAATATTTAACAGGTAAACTTTATCAAGCACTGGTAGAATCCAAGGCGGCGGAACATGGTGCCAGGATGACTGCCATGGGATCAGCTACCGACAATGCATCTGAAATGATTGAAAAATTAACATTGACATACAATAGGGCCCGTCAAGCTTCTATTACCCAAGAGATCCTTGAAATTGTCAATGGAGCCAATGCTTTAGACTAG
- the atpH gene encoding ATP synthase F1 subunit delta, with translation MKSTIANRYALGLFKIAEENNLVDKITEDCLFLMEVFNSTPELQKILENPKISKEDKFNLINQGLKESLHHYTIDFIALMVEKGRASQLKDSLARYVTLAEKAKGLINVEVTSAVELEGEQIQRLRKGLVKMTGKEVNIKNFTDPSILGGLIIKIGNKVIDGSIKNQIDKIKNSLLKVQVMEVEVRE, from the coding sequence ATGAAAAGTACCATCGCTAATCGATATGCTTTAGGTTTATTTAAGATAGCTGAAGAAAATAATTTAGTAGATAAAATAACAGAAGATTGTCTTTTTCTAATGGAAGTTTTTAATTCTACTCCAGAACTTCAAAAAATTTTAGAAAACCCTAAAATATCTAAGGAAGATAAGTTTAACCTTATAAATCAGGGTTTAAAGGAAAGTCTTCACCATTACACTATTGATTTTATTGCCCTTATGGTAGAAAAAGGTAGAGCTTCCCAACTTAAAGATTCTTTGGCACGTTATGTTACTTTAGCAGAAAAAGCTAAGGGTTTAATTAATGTTGAGGTAACATCTGCAGTGGAATTAGAAGGGGAACAAATCCAAAGGTTAAGAAAAGGGTTAGTTAAAATGACAGGTAAAGAAGTAAACATCAAGAATTTTACAGATCCCAGCATTCTTGGTGGATTAATTATCAAAATAGGCAATAAAGTTATTGATGGAAGTATTAAAAATCAGATAGATAAAATTAAGAATTCTTTGTTAAAGGTACAAGTAATGGAAGTTGAGGTGAGGGAATAA
- a CDS encoding YueI family protein encodes MDERDKIKHFASKDKLEQFLIQGKGIEEFKQQEKSLFLGEFRERVIKALTIPQLHEEGTYPEIEEAIKDPRAKKLVINRKADLKKAAEYIRLAKEYNLKFTTVDSENIQSQIGLVVASDQGLDIENIYVKDRSEKLRELGLPQGIIVNPKGKICKKCYDEVKRLAPEELKNYRLLSFFDRLLGEKCIGCSKSNG; translated from the coding sequence GTGGACGAGAGGGATAAAATAAAGCACTTTGCTTCTAAAGATAAGCTTGAACAATTTCTAATCCAAGGAAAAGGGATAGAAGAATTTAAACAACAGGAAAAGTCCTTATTTTTAGGAGAATTTAGAGAAAGGGTAATTAAAGCCCTAACTATCCCTCAACTCCATGAAGAAGGAACATATCCAGAAATAGAAGAAGCCATTAAAGATCCTCGGGCTAAGAAATTAGTTATCAACAGAAAAGCTGATTTAAAAAAAGCAGCTGAGTATATTAGATTAGCGAAAGAATATAATCTTAAATTTACTACCGTTGATTCAGAAAACATCCAGAGTCAAATAGGCCTTGTAGTTGCCTCAGATCAAGGATTGGATATTGAAAATATTTATGTAAAAGATCGTAGTGAAAAATTAAGGGAGTTAGGATTGCCACAAGGGATAATTGTTAATCCTAAGGGCAAGATTTGTAAAAAATGTTATGATGAAGTTAAAAGATTAGCCCCTGAAGAATTAAAGAATTACCGTCTCCTTTCCTTTTTTGACCGGCTATTAGGAGAAAAGTGCATAGGTTGTAGTAAAAGCAATGGTTGA
- the atpA gene encoding F0F1 ATP synthase subunit alpha — MKLRPEEISSVIKKQIENYGQSLEVVDTGTVIQVGDGIARIHGLDQAMQGELLEFPGEIYGMALNLEEDNVGAIILGPYIDIKEGDIVKRTGRIVEVPVGESLIGRIVNPLGQPIDGKGPINSNKFRPVERKATGVMSRKSVHEPLQTGIKAIDSMVPIGRGQRELIIGDRGTGKTAIAVDTILNQKDTGVICIYVAIGQKNSTVAGVVKKLEEAGAMDYTIVVAATASEPAPLLYLAPYAGTAMGEEFMHQGKHVLIIYDDLSKHAAAYRELSLLLRRPPGREAYPGDVFYLHSRLLERAAKLNDELGGGSITALPIIETQAGDVSAYIPTNVISITDGQIFLEGDLFYAGIRPAINVGLSVSRVGGSAQIKAMKQVAGTLRLELAQYKELAAFAQFGSDLDKATQAKLARGERLTEILKQGQYQPKPVLEQIYIIFAGVKGYLDDIEVKQIAQFENEFIKFMKQNKAEIGEAIMAEQKISDETEVKLREAIEEFKKIFIGA, encoded by the coding sequence ATTAAACTACGGCCAGAAGAGATAAGTTCAGTTATTAAAAAACAAATAGAAAACTACGGACAAAGTCTCGAAGTAGTAGATACAGGAACTGTTATTCAAGTTGGTGATGGTATTGCTAGGATTCATGGACTAGATCAAGCTATGCAAGGCGAGCTTTTAGAATTCCCAGGAGAAATTTATGGAATGGCTCTCAACCTTGAAGAAGATAATGTAGGTGCAATAATCTTAGGGCCCTATATTGATATTAAAGAAGGGGATATCGTTAAAAGGACTGGTAGGATAGTTGAAGTTCCTGTAGGAGAGAGCTTAATAGGTCGTATAGTAAATCCTCTAGGTCAACCTATAGATGGAAAAGGACCTATAAATAGCAATAAATTCCGCCCTGTAGAAAGAAAGGCAACAGGGGTTATGAGTAGAAAAAGTGTACATGAACCATTACAAACAGGTATTAAGGCTATTGACTCAATGGTTCCAATTGGTAGAGGTCAGCGGGAGCTGATAATCGGTGATAGGGGTACAGGTAAAACAGCCATTGCCGTTGATACTATCTTAAATCAAAAGGATACAGGAGTAATTTGTATCTATGTAGCAATCGGGCAAAAGAACTCAACAGTGGCGGGAGTAGTTAAAAAGTTAGAAGAGGCAGGGGCCATGGATTATACAATCGTTGTGGCAGCTACTGCCAGTGAGCCAGCTCCGCTGCTTTATCTTGCACCTTATGCTGGAACTGCCATGGGTGAAGAGTTCATGCATCAAGGGAAACACGTATTGATTATCTATGACGATTTATCAAAACACGCTGCCGCTTATAGAGAGCTTTCATTACTTTTAAGAAGACCACCAGGCCGTGAAGCATATCCAGGGGATGTATTCTATCTTCATTCAAGATTATTAGAAAGGGCTGCTAAACTCAATGATGAGTTAGGTGGCGGTTCTATTACCGCTTTACCGATTATTGAAACTCAAGCAGGTGACGTATCAGCATATATCCCTACAAACGTTATATCTATAACCGATGGCCAGATATTTTTAGAAGGGGATTTGTTTTATGCAGGTATTCGTCCAGCAATAAATGTTGGTTTATCTGTTTCAAGGGTAGGTGGAAGTGCTCAAATTAAGGCTATGAAACAAGTTGCCGGTACTTTGCGTTTAGAACTTGCCCAGTATAAAGAGTTGGCAGCTTTTGCTCAATTTGGTTCCGACTTAGATAAAGCGACCCAAGCTAAATTGGCAAGGGGTGAAAGGTTAACGGAAATATTAAAACAAGGTCAATATCAACCTAAACCTGTATTAGAACAAATCTATATAATTTTTGCAGGGGTTAAAGGTTACCTTGACGATATTGAAGTAAAACAAATTGCTCAGTTTGAAAATGAATTTATTAAATTTATGAAACAAAATAAGGCAGAAATTGGTGAAGCTATAATGGCTGAACAAAAAATCTCTGATGAAACTGAGGTTAAGTTAAGGGAAGCAATAGAAGAATTCAAAAAGATCTTTATTGGGGCTTAA
- the atpD gene encoding F0F1 ATP synthase subunit beta, with amino-acid sequence MNKGKTTQIIGPVVDISFAGGKLPKIYNAIEIPLADNNSKLVVEVAQHLGDNTVRCVAMDSTDGLVRGMEAIDTGAPISVPVGKETLGRLFNVLGEPIDGQGEVKAKERHQIHKSAPSLEDQDTSSAILETGIKVVDLLAPYPRGGKIGLFGGAGVGKTVLIMELIRNIATEHGGYSVFTGVGERTREGNDLYFEMKDSGVIDKTALVFGQMNEPPGARLRVALTGLTMAEYFRDQEGQDVLLFIDNIFRFTQAGSEVSALLGRMPSAVGYQPTLQSEMGQLQERITSTKKGSITSIQAIYVPADDYTDPAPATTFAHLDATTNLSRRIAELGIYPAVDPLDSSSRILDPNIVGEEHYKVARGVQQVLQRYKELQDIIAILGMDELSEEDKLIVSRARKIQRFLSQPFFVAEAFTGTPGKYVPLKETIRGFKEIIEGKHDDIPESYFYMAGTIDEVLERAKKGE; translated from the coding sequence ATGAATAAAGGTAAAACAACTCAAATTATAGGTCCAGTAGTAGATATTTCTTTTGCTGGTGGAAAATTACCAAAAATATATAATGCCATTGAAATACCATTAGCTGATAATAACTCCAAATTAGTGGTGGAAGTTGCACAACATCTTGGAGATAATACAGTAAGATGTGTAGCAATGGATAGTACCGATGGATTAGTAAGGGGTATGGAAGCTATTGATACCGGTGCTCCAATTAGTGTGCCAGTTGGTAAAGAGACCCTTGGTAGATTATTTAATGTACTTGGTGAACCTATAGATGGTCAAGGAGAAGTAAAAGCTAAAGAAAGACATCAAATTCATAAAAGTGCACCGTCATTAGAAGATCAAGATACTTCATCAGCTATTTTAGAAACAGGTATAAAAGTTGTTGATTTATTAGCACCTTATCCAAGGGGTGGAAAAATCGGTCTCTTTGGAGGTGCTGGTGTAGGTAAAACGGTATTGATTATGGAACTTATCAGAAACATCGCCACTGAGCATGGTGGATATTCGGTATTTACCGGTGTAGGGGAAAGAACTAGGGAAGGTAATGACTTATATTTTGAAATGAAAGACTCAGGGGTTATAGATAAAACCGCCTTAGTTTTTGGGCAGATGAACGAGCCGCCAGGGGCGAGGTTAAGGGTTGCTTTAACAGGTTTGACAATGGCGGAATACTTCAGAGATCAAGAAGGGCAAGATGTTCTATTGTTCATTGATAATATTTTCCGTTTTACCCAGGCAGGTTCCGAAGTTTCTGCTTTGTTAGGTAGGATGCCTTCGGCAGTAGGTTATCAACCTACACTACAATCAGAAATGGGTCAATTACAAGAGCGGATAACTTCTACTAAAAAAGGTTCAATTACTTCAATACAAGCGATATACGTTCCAGCCGATGATTATACAGATCCAGCACCGGCAACAACCTTTGCCCATTTAGATGCTACAACTAACCTTTCCCGTAGAATTGCGGAGTTAGGTATTTATCCTGCCGTTGACCCCTTAGATTCATCTTCAAGGATTCTCGATCCTAATATTGTAGGTGAAGAGCATTACAAAGTAGCGAGGGGAGTGCAACAAGTATTACAACGTTATAAAGAATTACAAGATATCATCGCAATTTTAGGTATGGATGAATTATCTGAAGAAGATAAGTTAATAGTAAGTAGAGCGAGGAAAATTCAAAGATTTTTATCTCAGCCATTCTTCGTTGCTGAAGCCTTTACAGGAACCCCAGGAAAATACGTGCCCCTTAAAGAGACTATTAGAGGATTTAAAGAAATTATTGAAGGTAAACATGATGACATCCCTGAAAGCTACTTCTATATGGCAGGAACTATTGATGAAGTTCTAGAAAGAGCAAAAAAAGGGGAGTAA